The Brassica napus cultivar Da-Ae chromosome C1, Da-Ae, whole genome shotgun sequence DNA segment cccagatagaggagtgaagattgatgcgtttggtgttacatcagttcattcgcggcggaaacttcaatattatgatcccttcattcttggttcgcaagctgatcaggtatgtcaatctattcataattttttaccaatataattaattaatgttatatattttactaatacttatataattgatatgtataggtgtgctacatcagttaccctcgggtgacgtacagagacgatccatgggttactgtaacgcaaatcaacccaagaggacgagtggatggaacttctgatgatgatgaaccattgcaaccagagtctaccagcaacgcccaggcagttgaagatttggaaaatgttcaactcgttgagaatttgactgtgtttggacatgatgctgtcgtacattcagagccagaagccgaggttggggagtttgatgaagattcagaagattctgattagtttttttttttttttttattggtccgtcggaaatccctcgcaatataccgacgacatagcgacgacattgggtttcattgaaatttggaaaggtcgtcggtaattcgtcggtatattccaaagaattaccgacgacatgtgtttctataaaatttcaatcataaaaatctataaatttagatgccaaaactatgaaaataacacataataagtgtttagtatagtattagatcgcaaccgttcaaatataacaactcattaaaatatttatgtatgcatatcattgttttcataacatctcatcttaacataatatacttatacaatcatattcatataagcttacactacaaaaaatgttgttgtgtaaaatcgtgttataaaacatttttattgttaaatctttatgcaaatactatatatattatcaaagatttggattttgcatttagaaacttgaaatcaacaccctaaacactaagtcgtcggaattccgtcggaatatactgacagacacattccgtcggaatatactgacggacacattccgtcggaaattcaatttgcccgggagaaccaaaccgcttgaaaattttcgcgaatcggcatttggtatattttaattataccgacggaataccgacgaacccgtgtccgtcggaatcctcggatataataaccctccttcttccttcttcgttatctccgcggcctctctctctcaaaacgaacactctccggcgatttctccatctctccggcgattccggcccttctccacctctcttcaccggcgaatcctcttctcaccctcatatctcttccccaagccccaaatcatgtaagaatcatcccaaaccttcttttatatcaattgtttagggttttggaagttagatctcggattttaggttgtttgattgaaaattttaggattgaatggatagtttaggatatataagttaggattgttgtttggattgttgttttagttttttttggaacattttttgatttttaaaaacgttttttgatttttaaaaacgttttttgattttttaaaacgtttttttttatttttaaaaacgtttttcaagtttccagtgatgaaatatatataataaaacgtttttaaaattttttaaaaatatttaacaacatttttctatatttataaattttttataattttgtatacatatatatatatataaatcatgtataataaaaattttaaatttttttataattttttataagtttccactaataaactatgtataataaaatgttttttaaaaaaatttataaatatttaacaacatttttcttcatttataaattttttataattgtgtatacatatatatatatataaatcatgtataataaaaaattttaaatttttttattattttttataagtttctagtaataaactatgtataataaaaggtttaatagttttttttaaaacgtttataaaaccttttgtaaatatataaataaaaacattaaaaatagaaacgatttgaaaatatgtttgatgtattaatttttttttagggccgaggatgaactccgccccgcagcccgtcttcgacgtagttcggtgagcagttcccgtgcatcgggatcgtctcatgactcggttcccgcatatattcccgctccagctcccgctgcccctcacgctgctgctcaacaggatccgggggtcatgccggttcatctattggttcaacaaccaggtcgagagcatctcccggttctccaacccaacccacgacgaggatatagcacttggttagtatttttttttatttgtaccgttatgtttttttcctttaattaacttgctaacttgtattttttttaaaggttcaccaagtcggaaaatggcattagccggagcatcaaccagatgatgtactccatgctccgttttggatatccaaagtggagtgtgatcccttccgacgaacgagagttttggtttcgtcagtttgcggtatagtaactctttatttttttaaagtttttacattttttttaatatatttacttattaaattgtgtttgttttgtagcaagagttcaactggcactccgatcttacggaaacagtccataagaaattcaacgaaaaggccatggactcttatacaaagcagataaacgcgtggaagacagtttggcagaagaacaagaggccacggttcatcaacgggacggtgtgggagtagttgatagctcattgggagaaggaagaaactgcagagacgtcttctaggaactccaagaaccggaagagcgatcgtggcgggaaaggtatgtatgtgcacaacctcggcgcttgctctatgtctactaaggaggatgaacttgtaagttttttattattatttatctttatattttttaaataaatattttatatattccttggctaataatggcggtttttttagatcgaagcaaatgacggtaatcccgttgatcgtctccaactcattaaggtggctcacactaacaagacgacgggtcaaattcaggaccccgtgatcaaaggtgtcgttgatttggtggaagctgaaatagtttctcaatctcagcctctctctgatgacggcgactctacgggagcttcaaccaacttgtctctattgcaaataaatgagatggttgaaaaggtaattttttttattaatatattttttttataatgtcgattactaatTTGTCCCTATTTAcgtactttaaatatttttgtaggcggttcctaaaaggaaaggaggccgtttagttgggttggcccgccgtgcttcttcgtatccggcatcttcttcccaagctccgtatgccgatcccatgattctcgaggagctacatgacaaagatgaacggattagggcattggaggagcagaacaccactatcctttcggagaatgccactatccgttcggagaatgccactatctgggctgagttggcatcccagaagaagttcaacaccgagataatgcagaagctagatcgcttggtgtcttcgagttcatcttagttttttttgctttttaaaactttcggaatgtttttttttctatttcggtttgtatgaattttaaactttctgaatgttttttttctatttcggtttgtatgaatttaaattatataatattattagttttaaatttctgatttttttaatttattaatataaaaaaatatataaaattgcaaaatcaattcgtttttaaaatttatataattcggtatattccgacggaccatggtcgtcggaatataccgacggacaaatatccgtcggaatttaccgacgaaccaatattcgtcggaatattccgacggacaaataTTCGTctgtatattccgacgaccattgtccgtcggaatattccgacgaccattgtCCGTCGGAATACACCGAGGAATCCACcacgtcggaattgtccgaggaacgttctccgtcggtacatagttttccgatgaactttggtctcgtgtgtccgcatcgtaatatcgtcggaagttcgtcagtatgacgtttctcggtattcgtcagaaagtcgtcggaagttctgacgaaattccgacgaattttttttcttccgacaaaacgataccgacggacaggttcgtcggaaattcatcggaatcggtctattccgactaatttccgacgatttcggccatcagaatccccctgttttcctTTAGTGCGAACttccggcttcctcgaagaattccataataccgaaattagggttttcgcccaatttcgggttttcccgtcgtgctttgATCCTGTCGTGATTGCTTCCCAtcgtgcttaattcccgtcctgcttccaacttattatgtctccagaataatattttactgatacgaagattttccgagaaaactttgtgatgaagaaacgtcattcttcccaaacgtcgagcttctaaaccgtcgtgcttccaaaaatgttgtgcttccaaaacgtTTGTTTCATCAATCTaggacatcttctaactatggtcgagcaacttattcgactcatagttcacccacgatcacttcttcgcccacctcgtacttcaaagcttctcgatcgatccttatcacccgcgactcgaccaccacaaagatactcgaccattctttttttttttttttttaacggatTCCTACAGTCATACCCATAGCTAGAGTTGGATTGCATCCCTCAACAGATCCATCAAATAAATAGACATCGGCCTAATGTCTCGAAGTCAGCTAGAGTTTTATATCGACCTAGGCGCATAATTGAGAAGTCATTTTCCTATGTGTCGctctcacgttaactctcacgatggttgattacactgatagccttaatgaattaaaaatattatatttaaaatactattatttattttttatttaatttcctttttaaaattttccaaaaaacatatacatataagaaaaaatgaatttttttataaagttaaaaaaaaaattaattgaaaaacgaaaatatatgtatatctaatatgatttcataaaaaatggaaaattcacaaaatagtaatattacatttaaaaaatatttttaaataacataaaatatacttttgaagtaataaaatactttatttatatcaatattttcttagatgaaatatataaatttttatataatgtgatttcattaaaaataatttacacagataatcttgatattagaaaaagaaatattatttcttttaaaacataattttaaacaataaaaaaaattcaaagtaatagaaatatttttatatatctatctttttcttagatgattacataaaataattaggtaacataaattgatatatatgtttaattgacaaaaatagtttataattagtattattgaagtggtttatttatttttcatatatttagtttactataatatctttcaatcacagaaaaaatgtcgataaattatattttacttatataatattattttccaaATACAATCTCAATTTTGTTTACtacttatttttaagagatattaaaaaaaaactaaaaataaattttaaaaataaacatcatttgaacaaatagttacaaaatagtttaatgaggtagaaatattatattttatctttattaaagttatttttttagtattaaattttcgtttaaattttatgtttttatatttgtggaacttaatataatcatattcaaaataccaaagcaaatatgaattcttatttttaagattatttaaaatgatttcagtttccattcaataaatctaatgcataaagttatttagaatttataaaatattttaattattgtaaatattgatatgtgttcatgagcttCCGAAAATGTATCAGCTACTTATGCATGTAACTTCCTATTGAGCATTGCGTTATTTtctaatcttttttaaaaaaaaacatcaacatataatttgataaatattatgaaagtaCGTGTGTatttaaacgataaataaaattgatttgatttgacttaattatatacttcattttgaatttgaaagaatatatgtaactcaatatattCACAATATGACTCACTCGACTAATCaaacttatatctaaaaccataaatttaactctgataaaaatatataattttataaaaatattaatttattttataaatataaatcataagacaactcaaaacatattaaaatgaaaataaaatattaaccaacttttacaatttagttcttttgtaaaatttatatacatgcttcggaatattatatttatattaatttatgtaatttggaatcaaacactttagtttattttttttatttcattctaagcacaatatatattaagttatacataatcttcataaaatatatttacatatctaagacaataaccacctaaatgcaaataagaaattaatcaaaattttaatatatttacccaaattataattaaatcgactgtaaaaacaacaaaaccgattagatataacatatataaaatcatatgtataattaaaatagtataatattattaatataaattatacatacaaattataaattaaaagtaaatagcaatcaattattatagtatatttattttagaaatatttgtatccgtgcatgagcatgggaaaatcacctagtttGTTATATATTAACAAAGTAAAAAATGTTTCTACACCATTATTGAGTTGTCCTAAGATTTACCGTGAGGATACTAATATTCCACAAAGTTTACAATACTATATAGTATAACACAATTGccaaaaaatagagtaaatacTCCCATCATAACACTAACTCAGATACCAACCTCATGAAACACAATTGATAAATAACTGTTTTTTGGACCAAATCCAATTGGTTCTCCTAGACTCATCCTACTATAAGACCATGTACAACGGTTTCAACACCCTCTCCATATTCAACACCTTCCCCATATTCAACAccctatttttctctttttaacactctacatcatcttctctctcttccaCCTCATTTATTCAACACCCACTTCAATCTACACATCTACAAtggtttgttttaaaaaattcaacacCCTACCCCACAACTCttaattcatatttttgttttttacaatTAACTTAAAAgctaaaataacaaaacttgtaataatatttattttgaattattatacttagcttgatttttaaataataccAAAATctgtattttaataaaacaatcaaaattaagaacatatttatttttgaagtaagatatttaccaaattttattttcaaaaatgcgaaacttattattattaaaacaacTAAAATTAGGAAACTTTAAATACACACGATACAAACACATAttattaagaaattttaaacacaaCCGATACAAagcacacaaaataaaaaaaaacattcaaactcTTAAAGcacatacatattttttttaaaaaattaaccatGAAACATTCCAAATTTTGCCCATATGTGTTTAACTAAATCTGATTGCAATTCATGATGTATAGTTGAATCACGTAATTCAGATCTAGTACGCACATGATTTGCAAATGCTGGTAGCACCTCAGTAGAAAATGGTTGTGGTGTACTCGAACCACTTGCCTCAGATTGATCATAATTTGTCCAATTATGAGCATATGTATCTCGTTCATCCTCAACAATCATATTATGCAATGATACATGACCGCATGATGATAGCAAGATACAATATCTCCCACATGCGAGCTGGTTCACGAATGATTTTAAACCGAGCCTGTAATACCCCAAATGCGCGTTCGATGTCCTTCTGATACCCTTCTTGATATTTTGCAAATAACTTGTCTGGTTCACTTTGAGGAAGTCGGATTGATTTGACGAAAGTTGGATAAGAAGGATAGATACCATCAGCTAGATAGTATGCCATGTCATATGGACGTTGGTTTACAAAAAAACTTTACTCTTGGAGTATTACCTTGTTCAACATCATCGAACACCGGCGAAAGATCTAGAACATTTATATCGTTTAATGTTCCCGGACATCCAAAAAAGGCATGCCAAATCCATAGAACATGAGACACAACTGCTTCAAGTATAACCGTGGTGGTTCTCTTATCTCCCCGAGTAAACTAACCTTCCCATGCTGTTGGACAAGTTTTCCATTCCCAATGAATAAAATCAATACTCCCGATCATCCCTGGAAACCCCCTCATCTCACTGACATGCAAAAAGTTTTGCAAGTCATCTTGAGTTGGAGCTCTGAGATACTCTTGCTCATACAACCGTATGATTCCTTTACAGAAACGGCGCAAGTACTCCAATGCTGTAGTACCTCCTATCTTGATATATTCGTCAATCACATCGGCATCAACACCATACGCTAACATTCGCATGGCAGTAGTGCATTTTGCTAATGGATAAATACCATCCTTATTTGCTGCGTCAACTCGTTGGGTGAAATAGTTGTCACTGCTTGATAGGTCCAACGATCCgaagaaaaacatgttttcgCATCCGGAATCGCCGACGAAACATTTGTTCATCATATGTAGGTTGATTGGCAAAGTAGTCATCAATCAGCCTTTGATTCACTGCTACATGATCTCTCTTGAAGTATTTTCTCTTGCTACGAGACGTATGGTCTTCCTCAAATTTTTTTCCGCGCTCTCTAAACCGGTGTACGATATACCTCTCTTCAAGCTCACACTATTTTTTGTACACTTCGATATCGAAAGGAAATTCTGATGGAtccattgatatttttttgtaagatgAAATTGTCTTATTGATACATTTACGGGAAAATTAGTTTCCATTTATAAAAGACTGAGTGGATGAAAATTCTGGACTCCAAACAAACATTAAATTGGTATAAATAATAGATAATGATTGGATTCTCTACAAAATCAGAAAGTCACGGATTGcatacaaacaaaaattattaaagtGAAAAATGACACGCATTATTAAAGtcgaaaaaacaaaaacatacattattaaggaagaaaaatataaacacacattattaaaagaaaaatacaaacataCATTACTAATTTCCAAATAGATCGTTGCTCAACTTCTCTAACAGCTGTTTGTTCTTCTCATCAAGATGTTCTTTTTCACTTAGCTTCAAGaacatcttcattttttttggtttcaatCTTTTCTTTCATCAATCGGTTTGCCTCCTCTTGTGTCTTGGCTATTTTGTCCAATCATTCCATTTCTTGCTCTTTGAATTGTTTGTATTCATTCCACTCTTCGTTGACGGTTTCCAAAGATGCGcctttgcttttctttttgccttttttttttactgccTCTCTCCCCATTGGAAGAGCACTTGATCCTACAGAGTTTGATCCTACGGAGTTCGAATCATTGGCATCACTCTCTTGGGATCTCTTAGATCCATTACTTGTAGAGCTAGTATTTCCTTCTACTTGACTACCATAGCGCGGTTGATCACGAACAGTAAGCCACTCCGACATTAAATTGAAATGTTCATTCTTACCACTTGAATATAATTCATGCGCTTTTGACATTACATCATTCTCCGACCATCCACTTTGTTGCATACGCCCAGCGTTATCGTAAGCCCCACTCCATTTGCTCAACTTTTTATTCAAATAGTTGAAATGATTTATGCATGAAGCTCCATCATGGGGAGAATCAAATGAGCAATGCTCATTACAGTACTCAGAAATTTTACTCCAGTATGCTTCGCTTTTCTGGTTCATGCCAACAATGCTGTCTGTCCCATATTTAATCCATCCACTACGTAGCACCAAGTTTTGACCGGTGGTCCACTTAGGGTTTCTACGGCGAGCTTGAGCTGATTCATCTGGATTTGCGTCGGGAATGAGTTCGCTAGAACCACTCATGCCACCAAGAGCTATTTGGG contains these protein-coding regions:
- the LOC125580294 gene encoding glutathione S-transferase T3-like — its product is MSGSSELIPDANPDESAQARRRNPKWTTGQNLVLRSGWIKYGTDSIVGMNQKSEAYWSKISEYCNEHCSFDSPHDGASCINHFNYLNKKLSKWSGAYDNAGRMQQSGWSENDVMSKAHELYSSGKNEHFNLMSEWLTVRDQPRYGSQVEGNTSSTSNGSKRSQESDANDSNSVGSNSVGSSALPMGREAVKKKGKKKSKGASLETVNEEWNEYKQFKEQEME